From Polaribacter butkevichii, a single genomic window includes:
- a CDS encoding sensor histidine kinase: protein MEDSITLEDKLKERIKELTCLYRVSSLIRNSNFNNRKALLNEIGISLKQAIRFPKEAFVEIKVDEITVVTGKKIEDAIFIISAIKTFSHIKGAVTVGYSKRKFSENAFLKEEKLLLKKIALEIGDFLEREQIKEKEKIAQSQIERAGRLTILGEITAGIAHELNTPLANILGFTELLKERYKDDEIGSEDLDKVIDSAIYSREVVKKLMFFSCEMPQQMTAININTIIEESIRLLNPNFKKKNISCTVSFSSDEVYLKVDKIQLTQVIFNLVMNAIYFSPFKGKINIEVKDKQKIVEIKISDEGEGISKENSENIFNPFFTTKPVGEGAGLGLSVVHGIIKSHKGTIAHETNSPKGTIFVVRFPKS from the coding sequence ATGGAAGATTCTATTACTTTAGAAGATAAATTAAAAGAAAGAATTAAAGAACTGACTTGCTTATACCGAGTCAGTTCTTTAATTAGAAATAGTAATTTTAATAATAGAAAAGCACTATTAAATGAAATAGGCATCAGTTTAAAACAAGCAATACGTTTTCCAAAAGAAGCGTTTGTAGAAATTAAAGTTGATGAAATTACCGTTGTTACAGGTAAAAAAATAGAAGATGCTATTTTTATAATTTCTGCCATTAAAACGTTTAGTCATATAAAAGGAGCTGTAACCGTTGGGTATTCTAAACGAAAATTTTCTGAAAACGCATTTTTAAAAGAAGAGAAATTACTGTTGAAAAAAATAGCTTTAGAAATTGGCGATTTTTTAGAAAGAGAACAAATAAAAGAAAAAGAAAAAATAGCACAAAGCCAAATAGAAAGAGCTGGCAGATTAACTATTTTAGGTGAAATTACGGCGGGTATAGCACATGAATTAAATACACCATTAGCTAATATTTTAGGGTTTACAGAGTTGTTAAAAGAACGCTATAAGGATGATGAAATTGGTAGTGAAGATCTAGATAAAGTAATAGATAGTGCTATTTATTCTAGAGAAGTTGTAAAAAAATTAATGTTTTTTTCTTGTGAAATGCCACAACAAATGACCGCAATTAATATCAATACTATTATAGAAGAATCGATACGTTTGTTGAATCCTAATTTTAAGAAGAAAAATATAAGTTGCACAGTTTCTTTTTCTAGTGATGAGGTTTACTTAAAGGTAGATAAAATTCAATTAACTCAAGTTATTTTCAATTTGGTAATGAATGCTATCTATTTTTCACCTTTTAAAGGTAAAATTAATATTGAGGTAAAAGACAAACAAAAAATAGTAGAAATTAAAATTTCAGATGAAGGAGAAGGAATCTCTAAAGAAAACTCAGAAAACATTTTTAATCCATTTTTTACAACCAAACCTGTAGGCGAAGGTGCTGGTTTAGGTTTAAGCGTTGTACACGGAATTATTAAAAGTCATAAAGGAACGATTGCTCATGAAACAAATTCACCAAAAGGCACTATTTTTGTTGTTCGCTTTCCTAAAAGTTAA
- a CDS encoding GreA/GreB family elongation factor, which translates to MKILEKMKYGQLIIEENEFLIIEKLLNLNNATASKTVKNHILKLQEELRNATKVVAENNMPKDVVRLNSLVTVSSQDGLWEKTFKLVVPANSNTLDNKISLLLPMGTAVLGYAKGDVILWDFPGGLQKLNVLNVEQELKVTK; encoded by the coding sequence ATGAAGATTTTAGAAAAAATGAAATATGGTCAATTAATTATTGAAGAAAATGAGTTTTTAATTATAGAAAAACTCTTGAATTTAAACAATGCAACAGCCTCAAAAACAGTTAAAAATCATATTTTAAAATTACAAGAAGAGCTAAGAAATGCTACAAAAGTAGTTGCGGAAAATAACATGCCTAAGGATGTTGTAAGACTAAATTCTTTGGTAACAGTTAGCTCTCAAGATGGTTTGTGGGAAAAAACATTTAAACTAGTTGTACCAGCTAATAGTAATACGTTAGATAATAAAATTTCTTTATTGTTACCTATGGGAACAGCTGTTTTGGGCTACGCAAAGGGTGATGTTATTTTATGGGATTTTCCTGGAGGTTTACAAAAATTGAATGTGTTAAATGTAGAGCAAGAATTAAAGGTAACCAAATAG
- a CDS encoding DUF6503 family protein, with product MKKILLVLLVIIAVSCKNEAKKEIKKETIVAVKKEVFPTELGKVFEAHGGIDKWRKVKTLSFTKEDEVHTSDMNSRKILVNSPKYSLGFDGNEIWSLEEEKGSLKRDPAFYYNLYFYFYAMPFVLADDGIIYEKVADFVFEGINYPGYKISYKANVGTSPDDNYIVYYNAKTYQMEWLAYTVTFRTKSPVDNYKLIKYNAWENVNGFVLPKQITWYAKDKDDVYGPTTKIVDFKSPLASQAQLADSFFDKPIQ from the coding sequence ATGAAAAAAATACTTTTAGTATTACTGGTGATAATAGCAGTTTCGTGTAAAAATGAAGCGAAAAAAGAAATTAAAAAAGAAACTATTGTAGCTGTTAAAAAAGAGGTTTTTCCTACAGAGTTAGGAAAAGTATTTGAAGCTCATGGTGGTATTGACAAATGGAGAAAAGTAAAAACGCTTTCTTTTACTAAAGAAGATGAGGTACATACTTCTGATATGAATTCACGTAAAATTTTAGTGAACTCTCCTAAATATTCTCTTGGTTTCGACGGAAATGAAATTTGGTCTTTAGAGGAAGAAAAAGGAAGTTTAAAAAGAGATCCTGCTTTTTATTATAACCTATATTTTTACTTTTATGCCATGCCTTTTGTTTTAGCTGATGATGGAATTATTTATGAAAAAGTAGCTGATTTTGTATTTGAAGGCATCAATTATCCGGGTTATAAAATTTCTTACAAAGCCAATGTAGGTACTTCTCCTGATGATAATTATATTGTGTATTACAATGCTAAAACGTATCAAATGGAATGGCTCGCGTATACCGTAACTTTTAGAACGAAATCGCCAGTTGATAACTATAAATTGATAAAATACAATGCTTGGGAAAATGTAAATGGTTTTGTTTTACCAAAACAAATTACTTGGTATGCAAAAGATAAGGATGATGTATATGGCCCTACAACTAAAATTGTAGATTTTAAATCGCCTTTAGCAAGTCAAGCACAATTAGCAGATTCGTTTTTTGATAAACCTATACAATAA
- a CDS encoding DUF6503 family protein: protein MKKVLLVLMVVFAVSCKNEPKKEIKEEKIAAVKKESFPEELGKVFEAHGGIKAWKNAAVLTFTKGEEVHTIDLHARKNVINSPKYAVGFNGKEVWLDEVQEGAFKGNPSFYHNLFFYFYAMPFVLSDDGISYKKIAPLTFDGVVYPGYKMSFKANVGSSPDDNYKLYYNPKTYQMEWLAYTATFSTKKPSDKFNVIKYGKWNNVNGLVLPSEIAWYKTDETGIPTEPARPATEFTFASISNKELAASFFEKPIK from the coding sequence ATGAAAAAAGTACTTTTAGTATTAATGGTTGTATTTGCAGTTTCTTGTAAAAATGAACCAAAAAAAGAAATCAAAGAAGAAAAAATAGCAGCAGTAAAAAAAGAAAGTTTTCCAGAAGAATTAGGAAAAGTTTTTGAAGCTCATGGGGGAATTAAAGCATGGAAAAATGCAGCTGTTTTAACTTTTACAAAAGGAGAAGAAGTACATACTATAGATTTACATGCGCGTAAAAATGTAATTAATTCACCAAAATATGCTGTTGGTTTTAATGGTAAAGAGGTTTGGTTAGATGAAGTACAAGAAGGTGCTTTTAAAGGAAATCCTTCTTTTTATCATAACCTTTTCTTTTATTTTTATGCCATGCCTTTTGTTTTGTCTGATGATGGAATTTCTTATAAAAAAATAGCACCTTTAACTTTTGATGGAGTAGTGTATCCTGGGTATAAAATGTCTTTTAAAGCAAATGTAGGGAGTTCTCCTGATGATAATTATAAATTATATTACAATCCAAAAACATATCAAATGGAATGGTTGGCATATACGGCAACTTTTAGTACTAAAAAACCAAGCGATAAATTTAATGTCATTAAATATGGTAAATGGAACAACGTAAACGGATTGGTTTTACCTTCTGAAATTGCATGGTATAAAACAGATGAAACAGGTATACCAACAGAACCTGCAAGACCTGCAACGGAATTTACTTTTGCATCTATAAGTAATAAAGAACTGGCAGCTTCATTTTTTGAGAAGCCAATTAAATAA
- a CDS encoding ABC transporter ATP-binding protein, whose protein sequence is MQHLKDSKNNKTKPKVTLKQAFKTIIWPRRNLVFLGLILIIIRSLSGFVLPMQSKILMDDVIPNKDYSHLYNLVFIVIGAILVQAVTSFLLTKVLSIQAQYLISELRAQVQKKVLSLPISFFDNTKSGALVSRIMTDVEGVRNLIGTGLVQLIGGSFTAIVTLVILIKMNVWMTVFTFVPLSIFGFIALKSFKYIRPIFRARGKINAEVKGRLTETLGGIRVIKAFNAEEQESKIFEKGVADIFINVKKSMTATAIMTSSSTLLIGLATTGVMGIGGYYMIEGSMTFGDFIQFTFLLAFMVAPIVQMSNIGSQLTEALAGLDRTEELMNMAAEEDDKDRTIFLENIKGEIVFDDVSFEYEEGKEVLNNINFKVPSGSVTALVGSSGSGKSTIAGLSATFLNPKSGKITIDNQDMSKVNLSSYRKNLGVVLQDEFLFEGTIRQNILFPRPDASEEELQNAVNAAYVNEFTDRFDDGLDTLIGERGVKLSGGQRQRLAIARAILADPKIIILDEATSSLDTESESLIQKSLSKLVKDRTTIVIAHRLSTIKKADQILVIEAGSIAERGTHDELIAKEGRYFDLYTYQSKI, encoded by the coding sequence ATGCAACATCTTAAAGATTCAAAAAATAATAAAACCAAACCTAAAGTAACCTTAAAACAAGCTTTTAAAACAATTATTTGGCCAAGGAGAAATTTGGTGTTTTTAGGTTTAATTCTTATAATTATTAGAAGTTTATCTGGCTTTGTTTTACCCATGCAGAGTAAAATATTAATGGATGATGTAATACCTAATAAAGATTACAGTCACTTATATAACTTAGTATTTATTGTTATTGGCGCTATTTTAGTACAAGCCGTTACTTCTTTTTTATTGACAAAAGTATTGAGTATTCAGGCACAATATTTAATATCAGAATTAAGAGCGCAAGTACAAAAGAAGGTGTTGTCTTTACCTATTAGTTTTTTTGATAACACAAAATCGGGCGCATTAGTTTCTAGAATTATGACTGATGTAGAAGGGGTAAGAAACTTAATTGGTACTGGTTTGGTACAATTAATTGGTGGTTCTTTTACGGCCATTGTAACTTTGGTTATTCTGATTAAAATGAATGTTTGGATGACCGTTTTTACCTTTGTTCCTTTATCAATCTTCGGATTTATCGCCTTAAAATCATTTAAATACATACGACCTATTTTTAGAGCTAGAGGAAAAATTAATGCAGAAGTAAAAGGACGTTTAACAGAAACTTTAGGTGGAATTAGAGTTATTAAAGCTTTTAATGCAGAAGAGCAAGAAAGTAAAATATTTGAAAAAGGTGTCGCTGATATTTTTATAAATGTTAAAAAAAGTATGACTGCAACAGCTATTATGACGAGTTCATCAACACTGTTAATTGGTTTAGCAACAACTGGAGTTATGGGAATTGGTGGTTATTATATGATAGAGGGATCCATGACCTTTGGAGATTTTATTCAGTTTACATTTCTATTAGCATTTATGGTTGCTCCAATTGTGCAAATGAGTAATATTGGGAGTCAATTAACGGAAGCTTTGGCGGGTTTAGATAGAACAGAAGAGTTAATGAATATGGCTGCGGAAGAAGATGATAAAGACAGAACCATTTTTTTAGAAAATATAAAAGGAGAAATTGTTTTTGATGATGTTTCTTTTGAGTATGAAGAAGGGAAAGAGGTTTTAAATAACATCAATTTTAAAGTGCCTTCTGGTTCTGTAACGGCTTTAGTTGGGAGTTCTGGTTCTGGTAAATCTACCATTGCAGGTTTATCTGCCACTTTTTTAAACCCTAAATCGGGTAAGATTACGATTGATAATCAAGACATGTCTAAGGTTAATTTGTCTAGTTACAGAAAAAACTTAGGAGTTGTTTTACAAGACGAATTTTTGTTTGAAGGAACCATTAGACAAAACATTTTGTTTCCAAGACCAGATGCATCAGAAGAAGAATTACAAAATGCAGTGAATGCTGCGTATGTAAACGAATTTACAGATAGATTTGATGATGGTTTAGATACTTTAATAGGTGAAAGAGGGGTGAAACTTTCTGGAGGTCAGCGTCAGCGATTGGCAATTGCAAGAGCTATTTTAGCAGATCCAAAGATTATTATTTTAGATGAAGCAACGTCTAGTTTAGATACAGAAAGTGAATCTTTAATTCAGAAAAGTTTATCAAAATTAGTTAAAGACAGAACTACCATTGTAATTGCTCACAGATTGAGTACTATTAAAAAAGCAGATCAGATTTTAGTAATAGAAGCGGGGAGTATTGCAGAAAGAGGAACGCATGATGAGTTAATTGCTAAAGAAGGTAGGTATTTTGATTTATACACCTATCAATCTAAAATTTAA
- the acs gene encoding acetate--CoA ligase: protein MSNYHIKHLEEYFKVYRKSIREPENFWEEIAEEHFLWRKQWDKVLDWDFSKPEIKWFQGAKLNITENCIDRHLATRGDKTAILFEPNDPAEPAEHITYQQLHERVNQFANVLKEHGVKKGDRVCIYVPMIPELAISLLACARIGAIHSVVFAGFSSTALATRINDSDCKMVITADGSFRGKKSIDLKGIVDEALESCPGVENVLVAKRTHADINMKEGRDTWLQPLLDNASKECKAEIMDAEDPLFILYTSGSTGKPKGMVHTTAGYMVYTAYTFKNAFQYRENDVYWCTADIGWITGHSYIVYGPLANGATTVLFEGVPSYPDFGRFWDIIEKHKVSQFYTAPTAIRALAKHGTALIDKYNLSSLKVLGSVGEPINEEAWHWYNDNVGKGRSPIIDSWWQTETGGIMITPIPYVTPTKPTYATLPFIGIQPAIMDENGEELKGNQVEGRLCIKYPWPSIARTIWGNHERYKETYFSAFDNMYFTGDGALRDEVGYYRITGRVDDVIIVSGHNLGTAPIEDAINEHPAIAESAIVGFPHDIKGSALYGYITLKDAGEYRDHNNLQKEINQLITDRIGPIAKLDKIQFTEGLPKTRSGKIMRRILRKIACNEMDNLGDTSTLLNPEIVQIIIDNRL, encoded by the coding sequence ATGAGCAACTACCACATAAAACACTTAGAAGAATATTTTAAAGTTTATAGAAAATCGATAAGAGAGCCAGAAAATTTTTGGGAAGAAATTGCAGAGGAACATTTTTTATGGAGAAAACAATGGGATAAAGTTTTAGATTGGGATTTTTCGAAGCCAGAAATAAAATGGTTTCAAGGAGCTAAATTAAATATTACAGAAAATTGTATTGATAGGCATTTGGCTACACGCGGCGATAAAACGGCTATTTTGTTTGAGCCAAATGATCCCGCAGAACCCGCAGAACATATTACGTATCAGCAATTGCACGAAAGAGTAAATCAATTTGCAAATGTTTTAAAAGAACACGGCGTTAAAAAAGGAGATAGAGTTTGTATTTATGTGCCAATGATTCCTGAATTGGCAATTTCTTTGTTGGCTTGTGCAAGAATAGGAGCCATTCATTCCGTTGTATTTGCAGGGTTTTCATCAACAGCTTTAGCTACCAGAATAAATGATTCTGACTGTAAAATGGTTATTACTGCTGATGGTTCTTTTAGAGGGAAAAAATCAATAGATTTAAAAGGAATTGTAGATGAAGCATTAGAAAGTTGTCCTGGTGTAGAAAATGTGTTGGTTGCCAAAAGAACCCATGCAGATATCAACATGAAAGAAGGACGAGATACTTGGTTACAACCTTTATTAGATAACGCTTCTAAAGAATGTAAAGCAGAAATAATGGATGCAGAAGATCCGTTATTTATCTTGTATACTTCTGGGTCTACAGGAAAACCAAAAGGAATGGTACATACCACGGCAGGCTATATGGTGTACACTGCGTATACCTTTAAAAATGCATTTCAATATAGAGAAAATGATGTGTATTGGTGTACGGCAGATATTGGTTGGATAACAGGACATTCTTATATTGTTTATGGGCCTTTAGCAAACGGAGCAACTACTGTTTTGTTTGAAGGTGTACCAAGTTACCCAGATTTTGGACGCTTTTGGGATATCATCGAAAAACATAAAGTAAGCCAGTTTTATACGGCGCCAACAGCAATTAGAGCTTTGGCAAAACATGGTACAGCATTAATTGATAAATACAATTTATCTAGCCTAAAAGTGTTAGGATCAGTTGGAGAACCAATTAATGAAGAAGCTTGGCACTGGTATAATGATAATGTTGGTAAAGGAAGAAGTCCTATTATAGATTCTTGGTGGCAAACAGAAACTGGTGGAATTATGATTACTCCAATTCCGTATGTAACACCAACAAAACCCACCTATGCAACATTGCCTTTTATAGGAATTCAGCCAGCAATAATGGATGAAAACGGAGAAGAATTAAAAGGAAATCAAGTAGAAGGAAGATTGTGTATAAAATACCCTTGGCCAAGTATTGCAAGAACCATTTGGGGCAATCACGAGCGTTATAAAGAAACCTATTTTTCTGCGTTTGATAACATGTATTTTACTGGTGATGGAGCGCTTAGAGATGAGGTTGGTTATTATAGAATTACAGGTAGAGTAGATGATGTAATTATTGTTTCTGGTCATAATTTAGGAACCGCACCAATAGAAGATGCTATAAATGAACATCCTGCAATTGCAGAAAGTGCCATTGTTGGTTTTCCTCATGATATAAAAGGGAGTGCGTTGTATGGCTATATTACCTTAAAAGATGCCGGAGAATACAGAGATCATAACAATTTACAAAAAGAAATTAATCAATTAATAACAGATAGAATTGGCCCAATTGCAAAATTAGATAAAATTCAGTTTACAGAAGGATTGCCAAAAACTCGTTCAGGTAAAATTATGAGACGTATTTTACGTAAAATTGCTTGTAATGAAATGGATAATTTAGGGGATACAAGTACTTTGTTAAATCCAGAAATTGTGCAAATAATTATTGATAATAGATTGTGA
- a CDS encoding sulfite exporter TauE/SafE family protein: protein MLIDTLFTYWPIILLFFTVAILYAAVGFGGGSSYLAILALTGIVFTQIRATSLLCNIVVVVGNVFLFHQQKAIQWKKVIPLITFSIPLAYLGGYLKISQQFFFILLGLTLLFAAITMWISKKIISSDEKNNSSTPIRNASFGGIIGFVSGMVGIGGGIFLAPLLHLTNWDTPKKIAATASIFILVNSIAGLLGQYSNPDFIIDWNLTSLLLITVFIGGQIGSRMSHNYFSPIQLKKATAILIAFVSLRILWKYLFI, encoded by the coding sequence TTGTTAATAGACACACTTTTTACTTATTGGCCCATTATATTACTCTTTTTTACTGTTGCTATTTTATATGCGGCTGTAGGATTTGGTGGCGGATCTAGTTATTTAGCTATTTTGGCTTTAACAGGTATTGTTTTTACTCAAATTAGAGCAACTTCACTTTTGTGTAATATTGTTGTGGTTGTAGGAAACGTATTTTTATTTCATCAACAAAAAGCCATTCAATGGAAAAAAGTGATCCCCCTAATTACCTTTAGTATTCCTTTGGCTTATTTAGGTGGATACCTAAAAATAAGTCAACAATTCTTTTTTATTCTATTAGGGCTTACATTACTTTTTGCAGCAATTACCATGTGGATTTCAAAAAAAATAATTTCTTCGGATGAAAAAAACAACTCTTCAACACCAATAAGAAATGCTAGTTTTGGAGGAATCATAGGCTTTGTTTCTGGAATGGTTGGAATTGGTGGTGGTATTTTTTTGGCTCCTTTACTACATCTTACCAACTGGGATACTCCTAAAAAAATAGCCGCTACGGCAAGTATATTTATACTCGTAAATTCTATTGCTGGTTTATTGGGGCAATATTCTAATCCAGATTTTATTATTGATTGGAACTTAACATCTTTATTATTAATTACTGTTTTTATCGGCGGACAAATAGGTAGCAGAATGAGTCATAATTACTTTAGTCCCATTCAATTAAAAAAAGCAACTGCCATTTTAATTGCCTTTGTAAGTTTACGTATTCTATGGAAATATCTTTTTATTTAA
- a CDS encoding sigma-54-dependent transcriptional regulator, which yields MLNKENILIVDDDIHILELIQRHLQSLNYHTYKAISVKEALEILKDTSIDLLITDLQMPGVDGLELIKYASEHYPKIPKLVVTGFPSIDGALEVMKSGAADYITKPFTKEELKTAILKSMASKPKVDKITKVKAEKVSKPYGELIGTSPAMKKVTDVIERLKNNKATVFIHGESGTGKELVARSIHYMGKYSSAPFIVVNCGAIPENLLESELFGYVKGAFTGADKDRKGFFQAANNGTIFLDEIGNAPLSTQLRLLRVLQEKEVVRVGAQKPEKIDVRVIAATNINLKDLIKKERFREDLYYRLTVVQIEVPSLVARVTDIPLLVDKFLFKYGIEYKDRFLKITPEALAVLKKYNWPGNIRELENVIQRAIIMCDRFVDVEHLPEHIKYQIDFSENKELVSLKEFEKTYILKVLQATNNNKTKAAEILQIDRKTLREKLK from the coding sequence ATGCTAAATAAAGAGAATATTTTAATTGTAGATGATGATATTCATATTTTAGAACTCATTCAAAGGCATTTGCAATCCTTAAATTATCATACATACAAAGCCATTTCGGTAAAAGAAGCTTTAGAAATTTTAAAAGATACTTCTATAGATTTGTTAATAACAGATTTACAAATGCCTGGTGTAGATGGTTTAGAATTAATCAAGTATGCCTCAGAACATTATCCTAAAATACCTAAATTAGTTGTTACCGGTTTTCCGTCTATAGATGGCGCTTTAGAGGTTATGAAATCTGGAGCGGCAGATTATATTACCAAACCTTTTACAAAAGAAGAGTTAAAAACGGCCATTTTAAAATCGATGGCATCTAAACCTAAAGTAGATAAAATTACCAAGGTAAAAGCTGAAAAGGTATCAAAACCATATGGAGAATTAATAGGTACTTCTCCTGCCATGAAAAAAGTAACGGACGTAATAGAGCGTTTAAAAAATAACAAAGCAACAGTTTTTATTCATGGAGAAAGCGGAACCGGAAAAGAGTTGGTTGCACGTTCTATTCACTATATGGGTAAATATTCTTCAGCACCATTTATTGTGGTAAACTGTGGGGCCATACCAGAAAATTTGTTAGAGTCAGAGTTATTTGGGTATGTAAAAGGAGCATTTACTGGAGCAGATAAAGACAGAAAAGGTTTTTTTCAAGCAGCAAATAATGGTACTATTTTTCTTGATGAAATAGGGAACGCTCCTTTATCAACGCAATTAAGGTTATTACGTGTTTTGCAAGAAAAAGAAGTGGTAAGAGTGGGAGCTCAAAAACCAGAAAAAATTGACGTTCGCGTAATTGCCGCAACCAACATCAATCTAAAAGATTTAATAAAAAAAGAGCGCTTTAGAGAAGATTTGTATTATAGGTTAACGGTAGTACAAATAGAAGTTCCTTCTTTGGTAGCAAGAGTTACAGACATTCCGTTATTGGTAGATAAATTCCTGTTTAAATACGGAATAGAATATAAAGACCGGTTTTTAAAAATAACTCCAGAAGCTTTAGCCGTTTTAAAAAAATACAATTGGCCAGGTAATATTAGAGAGTTAGAAAATGTAATACAAAGAGCCATTATTATGTGCGATCGGTTTGTAGATGTAGAGCACTTGCCAGAACACATTAAATATCAGATAGATTTTTCTGAAAATAAAGAATTAGTATCTTTAAAAGAGTTTGAGAAAACGTATATTTTAAAAGTGCTTCAAGCAACCAATAACAACAAAACAAAAGCCGCAGAAATTCTTCAAATAGACCGGAAAACACTTCGAGAAAAATTAAAATAA